The genomic DNA ACGACTCCGAGACGGTAACAAACGTTCTGTCGCCGTCCATCGACGAGAGCCAGTCGAGCGACGCGGATGTGTCGTCAGTAGCGAGTGGCGTTTCCAGTGGCCGAACGATCCGCTCTCCGCCGGATAGCGATTCGGCCTCCCGCCACTCGAGGCCCGTCTCGTCGGCCACGAGAAGTTTGTGCTCCGGCGTGACCGTGAACTCGTTCCCGTCACGTGTTGTAACCGAGACGAGATCGGCTGCTTCCTTCGAGAAGACGTGAGATGGAGAGACGTATTCGAACGAACCGTCGTTGTCGTACGTCAGAATCTCGAGGTCGTCGTCTGGCGTTCCGAATCCGTCGACGTCACCGACGACAGTGGAGATGGGAGTGATACCCTCGTTCGTCAGCACCGGTGTCTCGCCGGTGACACACTTCCCCGTTCCGGCCGGGCCCGCGAACATGAGATGCGGGAGGTCGTCCTGCTCGACGTAGTTCTCGAGTCGCGGGACGATGTCCTCGTGGCCCTTGATGTCGTCGAGCCGTTCCGGGCGATACTTCTCGATCCAGACTTCGGTCTTCCCGGGTGTGGGCTCCGCCGCCTCGGCGTCGGCCTCGCTCATACCGGTCGAAGGGACGGGCGCAAGATAAATCGCCCGAAGGTCGCTCTCGAGTCCGGCCACCGCGGCGAATCGGCCGGCAACGGAGCGGACGGCACGCGCCGGTTCGCCCGTGGAGAGCCGGTGCCGTCGTCCGCGACCGGTACGAGATCTTACATCTGCGTAACAGGTTTTACTGTCTGCTCGATGAAGGACGACCCGTGATGTCCGAGAACGATTCGCTATCGTGGCTCGTCGTCGTGCTGGTCGCCCTCGTCGCCGTCGGTACCGTGCCGGCGACGGGGGCCGCCCAGACCGACGCGCAGACCGGCGGCACGGTCGTCGTCGAGGAGGGTGAGACGGTCGACAGCCTCGAGGCGTTCGGCGGGAGCGTCATCGTCCGCGGGACCGTCGACGGCGACGTCAGCGCCGTCGGGGGAGACGTCCGGATCGAGCGCACGGGCGAGGTCGGCGGCAATCTCGAGGCCGCCGGCGGGAGCGTGACCATCGCTGGGACCGTCGCCGGCGACGTCGACGTCGGAGCGGGCAGCTTCACCGTCACCGAGGCCGGCACCGTCGGGGGCACCGTCACGGCCGGTGCCGGGACCGTGACGATCGACGGCACGCTCGAGGGCAACGCCGAAATCGGTGCCGAAACGATCCGACTGGGAGAGACCGCGTCTATCGCGGGCGATCTGCGGTACGACGGGAACCTCGAGGGGAACACCGACGCAGTCGCCGGCGACGTCCAGGAGGACGCCTCGCTCGGTGTCGACGTCGCGCCGACGATACAACCCGTCGCGTCGTGGCTGTTCGCGGTCTACGCGCTGGCGGTCAACCTGCTGCTCGGTGCCGCGTTGCTCGCGCTGTTCCCGCGGTTCTCCGACGGCGTCGCCGACCGCGTCGCGTCGGGTCCGCTCCGCTCCGGGCTCGTCGGACTGGGCGTCTTCGTCGGGATTCCCGTCCTCCTGGTCGCGCTCGCGATCACCGTCGTCGGCATCCCGCTGTCGCTGATCGGCGGCTTCGTGTTCGCCCTGTTGCTCTGGGTCGGCATTATCTACGGCCGCTTCGCCGTCGCCGCCTGGCTCCTCTCGCTGGTCGGCCTCGGCAACCGCTGGCTCGCGCTCGTCGTCGGGCTGGTCGCCGGTGCCGCCCTCTCCCTGCTTCCCGTTCCGATCGTCGGCGAGGCGATCGATCTGCTCGTCCTCCTGCTGGGACTGGGGGCGCTCGTCCGCGGGCTGTTCGGCCACTGGCGCGCCGCCCGCAACCGAGATCGAGAGCGCCGCGTCGGTCCCGACGAACCGACCGCGGACTGACCGCGAGCGACGCGCTCAAGGCGGCCGCCGCTATACGTGGGCGTATGCACGTCACCGTCGACGTCAAGGGCGAGGACAGCTACGAACTCGAGCTCGAGGCGGTGGCGGGAGCCGCGGACGCCGACGCGACGCCGACCTACGCGGACCTGCTCCGCGAGGTCGAGTTGAGCCCTCACGAGGTGAGCGTCCTCGTCGACGGCCGCCCGGTGCCCGAGGACCAGCCCGTCGAGAGCGACCACGTGACGGTGTTGCGCCTGATCAAGGGCGGCTGATTCGGTCGATCCGCCGGCGACTCGGATGCCCGGCGCGGACGACAGCCGAGGGGTGACCCGCTCAGTACTTGCCCCCCAGCGACTAGGGGTAGTATGGAACCGACACATCGACGACTACTGGCCGCTGTATCCCCTCCCCGTGCGGGGGCGGTGGCCGTCGCACTCGTCGTCCTTGCCACCGTCGGCATCGTCGGGAGTCTCGCGGTGCCGGTTCGAACCGTCGACCTCCCGCTGTTCGACGCGCTCCCGGCGGTCGGACTCCTCGGTCTCGTCATCCCCAGCGACGTGGGGAACGCGATCGCGCGCTTGACGGAGAGAATCGAGCGGTTCGAAGCCGGTACGGACGACGGAGACTTCTCGACCGACTGTCCCGACGAACTCGAGCCCCTGGCAGACGCCATCGAGAGCATGATCGCGACCGCCCGCGAACGCGAACGGCGGCTCGAGCGGTCCATGGGGTTTACGAACGACGTGCTCGACGCCATCCAAGACGTGTTTTACGTCCTCGATGCGGACGGAGAGATCCAGTGCTGGAACGAGCGACTCCCGGAGCTGACGCGCTACTCGGACGAAGAGGTCGGGTCGATGCACGTGCTCGATTTCTACGAGGGAGACGACGAGGAATCGATCCGGGCGGCGGTCGACACGGCCCACGAGACGGGGAGCACTCGAGTGGAAGCCAACGTCCGAACGGCCGACGGCGAGTTCGTCGCCCACGAGTTCACCGGGGTCGCACTCGAGGACCCGGACGGAAATCCGGTACTGGCGGGTATCGGTCGGGACGTGAGCGATCGCAAGCGCCTCGAGGCGGACCTCCGAACCGAGAAGGCGCACTTTCGCGTCGCACTGGAGAACTCGCCCATGATCGCGTTCAGGATGGACACCGACCTCCGCTACACGTGGGTCTCCAGTCCGCATCCGGATTTCCGGCGCGAGGACGTGCTCGGCAAACGCGACGACGACCTGTTACCGCCGGGAGAGGCGGAGAAGCTGATGGGGCCGAAGCGGACGGTCCTCGAGACCGGCGAGGGCAGCCGCGAGGAGGTGACGTACGACCTTCCCAGCGGGGAAGTCACGTACGACCTGACGGTCGAGCCGCTGCGCGACGAATCCGGCGCGGTTACGGGGCTATCTTGTGCCTCGCTGGACGTTACCGACCGGAAAGAGCACGAACGGGACATCGAACGCACGCGCGATCTGCTCCGCCAGACACAGCGGATCGCGAAAGTAGGGGGCTGGGAGCTCGACTTGCAAACCGGGCCGCCCTACAGCGGAATGCTCACGGACGAGGCCTATCGGATCCACGAGCTCTCCGCCGGAGACTGCTTCGACATGGCGGAGGGGATCGAGTTCTACCACCCCGACGATCGGCCGCGCATCCGTGCGGCCGTCGAGCGGGCCATCGAAACGGGCGACCCGTACGACCTCGAAGTGCGGCTGATCACGGCCGACGGCAACGTCCGATGGGTCCACACGACCGGTGATCCGATCGAATCGAACGGCGAAACCGTCGCGCTCAGAGGGGCGCTGCAGGACATCACCGACCGTAAGGAGGACGAACTCGCGCTTCGGTCGATTCACGACGCCACTCGCGAACTCCTCAACACGGAGACGGTGACCGACGTCGCCGAACTGATGGTCCAGACGACAGAGAACGTACTCGACGTCACCGGCGTCGGCGTCTACTGCCTCAACAGCGGGGCGACCCGACTCGAGCCCCTCGCCTCCACCGCCGGGTTCGACGATCACGCCGGCGACTCGCCGTCCGTCCCCGTCGGTGACGTCGACTCCGCGATCTGGAACGCGTTCGTCACGGGAACGCAGACGGTCGACGACGACCCGATCGAGCGCCGAGTCCCGTTCGACGGCCCCGTCGACGGTGGGGTGTTCGTTCCGATCAGCGGGTACGGCGTCTTCGTCGTCCTCGCACCGTCCGCGATCGACGACGAAACCCGGCGGCTCGTCGAAACGCTCGCCGCGACGACCGAAGC from Natrinema salaciae includes the following:
- a CDS encoding bactofilin family protein, yielding MSENDSLSWLVVVLVALVAVGTVPATGAAQTDAQTGGTVVVEEGETVDSLEAFGGSVIVRGTVDGDVSAVGGDVRIERTGEVGGNLEAAGGSVTIAGTVAGDVDVGAGSFTVTEAGTVGGTVTAGAGTVTIDGTLEGNAEIGAETIRLGETASIAGDLRYDGNLEGNTDAVAGDVQEDASLGVDVAPTIQPVASWLFAVYALAVNLLLGAALLALFPRFSDGVADRVASGPLRSGLVGLGVFVGIPVLLVALAITVVGIPLSLIGGFVFALLLWVGIIYGRFAVAAWLLSLVGLGNRWLALVVGLVAGAALSLLPVPIVGEAIDLLVLLLGLGALVRGLFGHWRAARNRDRERRVGPDEPTAD
- the samp2 gene encoding ubiquitin-like small modifier protein SAMP2, whose translation is MHVTVDVKGEDSYELELEAVAGAADADATPTYADLLREVELSPHEVSVLVDGRPVPEDQPVESDHVTVLRLIKGG
- a CDS encoding bacterio-opsin activator domain-containing protein → MAVALVVLATVGIVGSLAVPVRTVDLPLFDALPAVGLLGLVIPSDVGNAIARLTERIERFEAGTDDGDFSTDCPDELEPLADAIESMIATARERERRLERSMGFTNDVLDAIQDVFYVLDADGEIQCWNERLPELTRYSDEEVGSMHVLDFYEGDDEESIRAAVDTAHETGSTRVEANVRTADGEFVAHEFTGVALEDPDGNPVLAGIGRDVSDRKRLEADLRTEKAHFRVALENSPMIAFRMDTDLRYTWVSSPHPDFRREDVLGKRDDDLLPPGEAEKLMGPKRTVLETGEGSREEVTYDLPSGEVTYDLTVEPLRDESGAVTGLSCASLDVTDRKEHERDIERTRDLLRQTQRIAKVGGWELDLQTGPPYSGMLTDEAYRIHELSAGDCFDMAEGIEFYHPDDRPRIRAAVERAIETGDPYDLEVRLITADGNVRWVHTTGDPIESNGETVALRGALQDITDRKEDELALRSIHDATRELLNTETVTDVAELMVQTTENVLDVTGVGVYCLNSGATRLEPLASTAGFDDHAGDSPSVPVGDVDSAIWNAFVTGTQTVDDDPIERRVPFDGPVDGGVFVPISGYGVFVVLAPSAIDDETRRLVETLAATTEAAFDRLESEASLQVRDAELEERNRRLKRQIQINEIIRSINQSLIGATTREEIERTVCERLVANDDIAFAWIGSLDASETALQPHTWAGTNQEYLNVVDLETSGATPEPSALVARTEQSTVVSNVLDDLKAETWRRSALAYGFSSCLSVPIWFDEYSYGVLSVYGNRPDIFDDLERTVFEELGESIANSITAVKTRQALQADTLLELTLRFEGAETFLGRVARNVDCQVEYEGIATHSIDETRLFFSVVDGDPDAVDEALDALVSVRSHNLVNESADGCLFEATVTGSDVASRLVRHGARPRSIRATGTELEAVVDLPPASNVREFVGMLAEQCSSVELVARRDVQRTMHTREELVTSLFAELTERQLEVLKTAYYAGFFDWPRESTGEEIAEMLGVSQPTINRHLRLGQRRLLEQLFASDERAVAG